The Actinoplanes sp. N902-109 genomic interval GCGAGTTCGATCCCGTCGCCTCGGTCCCGTGGAACAGTGAGTCCTACTCGCTGTCGGCGGCCGGCGATCCTGATGTCAAGCTCGCTTCGCCAGCGCACCGTGCGGTTGCGCACGAGTCCGCCCTCGAAGCGCCCGTGCTGCTGAAGAACGCCGGCCGGACGCTGCCGTTCGCGGGTGCGACGACCGGCAAGACAGTCGCCCTGGGGCACGTGGACTCGCTGAACGCGTTCCAGTCGGGCTCCTACTCCGGGCCCACAGCTGTCAACACCACCTTCGCCCAGGCGCTGGCCGAGCGGACGGGGTCATCCGCCTCGGCGGTGACCGCAGGCTCCAGCACGCCGTTCCTGTCCAGCCACCTCGCGGTGTTCCCCGACGTCCTGAACACCGATGGCACCGCGATCACCACGTCTGTCTGCGCCAGCAGCCCCTGCGATCCCGTCACGGACGCGGCGACCGCCGAATACCAGATCTCGCAGGCTGACAACATCGTGGTGGCCGTCGGTCACCGCAACAACGACGGCGGCGAGGGCGCGGACCGCGCCACGGTCGCCATGCCACGCATGCAGGCCGAGCTGATCCGGGACTCGATCGCCCCGCTCGCCCGCAAGTACGGCAAGAAGATCGTGGTGTGGATCCAGGCCAAGACCATGGTCGACGTCAGCGCGTTCAAGGACCTGCCGAGCGTCGGGGCGATCGTGTGGTCGTCCTTCAACGGCATGTACCAGGGCAAGGCGATGGCCGAGTTGGTGTTCAACGACAAAGTGACGCTCGAGGACGGGCGTGCCGCGGTCGCCAACTTCTCGGGCAAGCTGCCGCTGACGTGGTATTCCGACGTCGACGCCCAGCTCGGGCCGGCGGCCGCTCCGGACCGCGCGATCGAGGATTACCGGATGACCGAGGCGGAAGGCGCCAAGTGCGGCCGGACGTACCTCTACTACCGGGTGGGTCCCGGTTGCGCGGCTCCCCACTATGTGTTCGGCCGGGGTCTCTCGTACTCGCCGTTCGGCTACGGCACCCCGAGACTGTCCTCCTCGAGGATCACTCCCGACGATGCGGTGACGGTCTCGGTGCCCGTGTGGAACCGGGCCGCCACCAACCCGGGCAAGGCTGTCGTGGAGGTCTACGCCCGGGCTCCGGAGGGAGCCGACGGGAACCAGCGCCCGCTCAAGCAGCTCAAGGGTTTCGTCAAGAGCGGCCTGATCGCTGGGAGCGCGACGACGGTCAAGGTCACCATCGGCGCCGGTGACCTGTGGTTCTGGGACGACGTGAAGCACAAGAAGGTGTTCCCCACGGGCGACTGGACCATCCTGGCCGGCCCGAGCTCGGCCGACGCGGACCTGAAGCCGGTGCGCCTGCGGGTGACCGGACACCGTACGGGCGGCGTCGAAGTGGTCTCGGCCCAGCCGGACGCCACCGAGTTGAGTCTGGACACCCCGGACAACCGGATCAACGCCCAACTGTCGGTCACCAAGCACGACATGACGTTCTGGGATCTCTCCGAGCGGGCGCTCAAGGTCAAGTACACCTCCTCGGACCCGGCGGTCGCGAGGGTCGACGCCGGCGGCTCGGTCAAGCCCGTGTCGGCCGGCGCGGTCCTGATCACGGCCAGGGCCACCGCCAACGGGGAGAGCAGATCGACCACATTCCCGGTCGTGGTGACCTCCGGCGCACCGGACGCCACCGGCTCGGCTTTCCCGGACGCCTACACCTCGCGGGTCGACTTCGGTGACCGGCACGTCCCGCTCGACCAGGCATCCTCGGGGACGAAGCTGTCCGCGAGTGTGTCCCCGGCCGACCCGGCCACGACGTACAGCTACCAGATCGCCCCGATGGACACCAACACCGCCGCAGCGAGCGTCACCTCGTCCGGAGTCCTGACCGCGGCCAGGACCGGGCATGTACGGGTCACTGTCACAGCAACCGGTGCCGGCGTGCAGACGTCGGAGTCCGCCCTGGTCACGATCACACCCAGATGCCGGTTCGGCGGGGTGCGGCCACCGCTGGCCGGCGACGGCCCGACCCGCGTGCCGACGAGTTGCCGATCGACCGGGCCGGCGGCTCCGTTCCAGCCATCGCCCTGACCATCAGCGGATCTCGCGTCCGGCAGCGGACGATGCTCCCGGAAGCCGGGTAGCCCGAGGGTGTCAGATCCTCGGGCTGCCCGGCACCGGCCGGGCTCGCTCCGTACCCCTCATCGGGCTTCAGGAGCAGAGCACCTCCGCCAGGCCGGTGATGTCCAGAACCTGCTGGACGATGCCGTAGCCGTTGACGACGCTGAAGCCGCGCCGCAAGGTGGTGGCGGCCTCGTATCCGGCGACGAGGCTGGCCACGGCGTGGGAGTCGATGAGCCGGGTGTGCTCGAGGTCGACGATCACCCGCCGCACGTGTGGCCGGCCCGCAGCCTCGACCAGGGCCTTGGTGAGGGCGTCGCCGATGCTCGTGTCGAACTCTCCGGACAGGCACACTCGCATCTCACCGGTCGGTGTCTGCTGGCAGGAGATGGTGAAGGGCGGGGTCGTCACAACCGCAGTGTCTACCACGGGTGTATGACAAAGTCGGGGCTACGGCTCCCGCCGGCGTGAACGCGGCCGGGGGAAGGAGGCCCAGATGTGTTTGGTCGTAGCGGTGGTGTACCAGCTGACCTGATCGGCGATGGCCATGCAGATCATCAGCCCGCGGCCGCCGACCCCGAAGGCCTGCCGGTCGGTCATGGGTCTCGGCATGTCGTGGATGCCGTGGTCGCTGACGTCGAGGACATAGCAGTCGTCGTCGCCGAGCAACCGGACCAGGACTGGCGGCTTTCCGTGCCGCAGCGCGTTACCGGCCAGTTCGGTCGCGACCAGCCCGATCGCCTGGGCTGTCGGGGCGGCGTCGACGTCGGCCGGCTGGGCCGCCACGAGGCGGGTCACCCCGTCGCGGATCGTAGCCAGGTCGGTGCCCACGGTGACGGACCAGGCGTGGAGGGTGGACATCGGCGCGGGTGGCCTGGGCATCCACGTCGGCTCCATGGGCCACCGTGTTGCCCGTACCGGGGAATCGGAAACTCTTTGAGCGCTTTGCGCTGAGATCAGTTCGCCGGCGGGCTCGGCGGCACCGCGGCCGGAGCACGGCGCGGCCCGGCCCAGCCGGGTACGGACCCGCCCCACCAGCCGGCCCGGGCTCACCGGTACGGTGGTCGAGCCGCCAGGACAGCGTCCGCCCCTGACGTGCACGGATGTCCTGTCACCGCTCCCGGTCGGACGTCTGGCGCTCGTGGCGTGCCGATGTGACGCGGCGACGCAGGACGCCGTACCAGGCGGGCACCTCGGCCTCGTCGTCGAAGCCGCGGGCGACGACGACGTCGGTCGAGGAGTGCAGCAGGATCGACAGGACGATGGTCAGTGCAACCAGGTGGAAGACGTGGTCCGCGGCGGTGATGCCGGATTCCAGGACCAGGAGTCCGTAGACGACCGAGGCGAAACCTTTCGGCCCGAACCACATCGCCGCGGCCTGTTCCCGCATGTCCAGCCCGGAACGCAGGAACGACAGCCACAGAGCCACCGGCCGGGCGATGAAGATGGCCACGATGGCGAAGACCCAGCCGGTCCATGAGGTGCCGGCCAGGAAGGCCGGTGAGATCAGCGCGCCGAAAACGAGGAGGGCGGCGAGTTTGAAGAGCTCCGCGATGTTCTCGCCGAAGTGCTCGAACGCCGCCCGTTGCCGCGGGCCGAACGTCGCCACGGTGATCCCGGCGGCGAATGCGGCCAGGAACAGGTTCGCGTGGGTCGCCTGGGCCACGGCCAGCACGAGCAGGCCGATCGCAAGGCCGTTGAGCGGCTCGTACGCGGTCGAGGCGGAGAAGAACCGGCTGCGTTCCAGCAGGATCGCCGCCACCGGGATCAGCACGCCGATGGCCAGGCCGAGCGCGATCTCCCCGGCCAGTTCACCCAGGTGCAGGTCGTGTGAGCCGGCGGCGACGGCGAGGAAGACGATGACGAAGGGCAGGGCGAGACCGTCGTTGACGCCGGACTCGACGTTGAGCAGATGCCGCAGCCGGGCGGGAACCTTGTCGTTGCCGACCAGCGCCGAGGCGAACACCGGGTCGGTGGGGCTGAGGATCGCGCCGATCAGCAGCGACTCCGCCCAGCCCAGCCCGACGATGTAGTGGGCTGCCACGGCGGTCACCAGCAGGGTCAGCGGCAGGCCCCAGCCCAGGGCCCGGCCGGGCAGTTTCCACGCCGACCGCAGGTCGGACCAGCCGACCCGCATGCCGTCGGTGAACAGCACCGCGAACAGCGCGAGCTCGGCCAGGGTGCCGACGATCGGCGAGTCGGCGTGCACCTCGACGACTCCGGTCACCTGCGGCCCGAGCACGAAACCGGCCACCAGGAACAGCACGGCGGTGGACAGGATGGTTCGGTTGGCCAGGGCCGATACGAGCACTGCCAGCAGCAGGACCGCGGCGAAGGCGAGCAGAAGCACAAGGACTCCGAGTCAGCGGTGGAACGGGCGCGGTCAGCCGGTGATGAAGGCGAGGCCGGTGATGCCCAGGGCGTACAGCACCAGCACGGTAACGGAATCGGCGCCCATGCGGGCGAACTGCCGCTGGGGCCGGAAGACCAGGCCGATCATGTAGACGATCGTCAGCAGGGCACCGAGGGCGGTCAGATAGATGTCGGTGTGATGCGCTCGCGGCAGCACCGCCTGCCCGGACAGGACGGTGGCGAGCAGGAACAGCACGGGCAGGAAGGCGTTGCCGCCGAAGATGTCGCTGATGGCCAGCTGGTAGTCGCCGAGGCGGGTCGACGTGAGGCCGGTGGACAGCTCGGGCAGGGACGTCGCGGCGGCCAGGACGGTGGCGCCGAACAGCACGCCGGACATGCCGAAGCGACCGAACAGTTCCTCGCCGCTGCGTTCGATGAACACGCCGGCGACCAGGGTGACGGCGGCGGCGACGCCGAAGATCAGTCCGGCCCGGCCGGTGCTGACGCCCTTGCTGGTGGCTTGCTTCTCCTTGGTGGTCTTGGAATGGCCCTGCGGTTTGTCCTGGTTGTTCGGGGCGTCGCCGCCTTCGTGCCAGGGCAGGCCGCGGCCGGCGCGGCGCAGCAGGAGCAGCCCGAGGCCCCACAGCACGGCGATGAGGACGGCGCCGGGGGTGAGGCGGAACGCGATCATCGAGGTGGGTAGCTGCGTCGACATGACCACGACGAGCAGCAGCGCCACCACGAGGGCGCCTTCGAGCAGCAGGGTGAGCGAGGCGGCGAGATACGTCAGCGGTTTGCGGGGCCGCACACCGGCAGCGTCCAGGATGACCAGGACGACGGTCTGGATGGCGATGCCGCCCAGGATGTTGCCGACGGCCACGTCCAACTGGTGGGCGAGTGCCGCGCTGGCGGTGATGGCGATCTCCGGCAGGTTCGTGGCGATCGCCAGCAGGATCACCCCGCCCAGGGCGGTGCCCAGGTGCAGTCGCTCGGAGAGCACGTCGGTGGTGTCGGAGAGTTTGATCCCGGCGATCCAGATGGCCGCGGCGCAGCCGAGGAAGATCACCAGAAGCAGCCAGGAGCTGAGCGAGTTCACGGGCGGGTTCCTTGCCGGTCGGGGGTCAGGGCGGCTGGTGGTGCGGGGTCGGTGCCCCAGCCCAGCGACCAGCTCTGCTCGGGTGCTTCGCCGGCCGCGTCGGTGAAGGCGCGCAGCGCGGCAAGCAGGGGACCGCGGGCCTGCCCGGGCATGGCGCCGAGGATGCGGCTGATCTCGGTGGCGCGGGCAGCGGTGATCTGCTGGACCAGGTGTTCACCGGCCGGTGTCAGCGACACCCGGACGGCACGGCGGTCATCGGTGTCACGGTCGCGTCGCACCAGGCCGCGGCGTTGCAGCCGATCACAGTTCCGGGTGGCGTTGGAGCTGTTCACGTCGAGCAGCTCCGCCAGGTCGGCGATGCGTTGCGGGCCGCGCGAGGCGAGAACCACCAGGGCCCGGTGCTGGGCCAGGGTGATCTCGGCATTTCCGGCCGCCAAGGACCGGGCTGCCACGGCCACCAGGACGCGGCTGGCCGTGAGGAACGCCTCCACGAGGTGGCGGTCGACGTCCGTGGCGGGGGTACCGGAGCGGCTCACGAAATTTTCTTGCCCAGCGCATAGGTGCGCTAAGCACGGGTACGGCGAGAAATGTTCGCGACGGTTCCGAGGAGGTGTCCGGTGGCACTACGGATCGAGGACTACGGCCTGATCGGCGACCTGCAGACGGCCGCGCTGGTGGGCCGGGACGGCTCGATCGACTGGCTGTGCCTGCCCCGATTCGACGCCCCCGCCTGCTTCGCCGCCCTGCTCGGCGATGATCAGGCCGGGTTCTGGCGCCTCGCCCCGGCTGCCGGAGGTCTGTGTACGCGGCGTCGCTACCGCGGCGACACGCTGATTCTGGAAACGGAGTGGGAGACCCCCGAAGGAGCGGTACGGGTCATCGACACGATGCCGCCGCGCGGTGAGGCCGCCGACGTCGTCCGGGTCGTCGAGGGCGTGCGTGGCCGGGTGCCGATGCGGATGGCGTTGCGGCTGCGCTTCGACTACGGACGGATCGTGCCGTGGGTGCGCCACCGGGACGGCCAGCTCGCCGCGATCGCCGGTCCCGACGCCGCCTGGCTGCACACCCCGGTGCCACTGCACGGCGAGGACTACACCACCCGTGCGGAGTTCACCGTGTCAGCCGGCCAGCGGGTGCCGTTCGTGCTGACGTACCGCCCCTCGCACGAGTCGCCACCACGGCCGGTCGACGCGGACAAGGCACTGGCCGGCACCGAGGCGTTCTGGACATCGTGGATGGGCCGCTTCCGCTACGACGGCCGGTGGGACGAGGCGGTACGCCGCTCGCTGGTCACGCTGAAGGCGCTCACCTACGCGCCGACCGGCGGAATCGTCGCCGCGGCCACCACCTCGCTGCCCGAGCAGCTCGGCGGGCCGCGCAACTGGGACTACCGGTTCTGCTGGCTGCGCGATGCCACTTTCACCCTGCAAGCGCTGCTGGGCACGGGCTTCGTCGCCGAGGCCAAGGCGTGGCGCGAGTGGCTGCTGCGCGCCACGGCCGGCGACCCGGCCGACCTGCAGATCATGTACGGCATCGACGGCACCCGCCGGCTGCCCGAGTACACCCTCGACTGGCTGCCCGGCTACGAGGGCGCGGCACCGGTGCGGGTCGGTAACGCCGCGTCGGATCAGTTCCAGCTCGATGTGTGGGGTGAGGTTCTCGACGGGCTGCACGAGGCGCGCCAGAGCGGTCTGCAGGTGGACGAGGACGCCTGGGACCTGCAACGGGCGCTGCTCGACTACCTCGAGGGCCATTGGGCCGACCCGGACAACGGCCTGTGGGAGGTCCGCGGCGACCGGCAGCACTTCGTGCACTCCAAAGTCATGGCCTGGGCCGGCCTGGACCGGGCCGTACAGGCTGTCGAGCGGTTCGGCCTCGACGGGCCCGTGGACCGGTGGCGCGCCACCCGCGACGCCATCCACGCGCAGGTGTGCGAGCGCGGCTTCGACGCCGAGCGCAACACCTTCACCCAGTTCTACGGCTCCCAGGGGCTGGACGCTGCGCTGCTGCTCGTGCCCCGGGTCGGTTTCCTGCCCTGGCACGACCCGCGGATCGCCGGCACTGTCGACGCGCTTCAGCGCGAACTCTGCCAGGACGGATTCCTGCTGCGCTACGACCCGCGCGCCGACGGCGGCGTCGACGGGCTTCCCGGCGCCGAAGGCGCGTTCATCACCTGCACGTTCTGGCTCGCCGACGCCCTGTACGGCATCGGCCGCGAGCCCGAGGCCCACCAGCTGTTCGAACGCCTGCTCGGCCTCCGCAACGACCTCGGCCTGCTCAGCGAGGAGTACGACCCGGCCACCGGCCGGCAGCTCGGCAACACCCCCCAGGCCTTCAGCCACGTCGGACTGGTCAATGCCGCCCGGCACCTGTCCGCGACGAGGCCCGCCCGTGACACCCCCGGAAAGTGAGCACCGATGCGCGCCCTGACCGTGATCCCCCTGCGGAAAGACTCCATCTCCGTCGGCGACGTGCCCGACCCGCAACCCGGCGACGGTGACCTGCTCGTCGACGGCCTCGCCGTCGGTGTGTGCGGCACCGACAAGGAAATCGCCGCCGGCGAGTACGGCTGGGCACCACCCGGCCGCGACCGGCTGGTCATCGGCCACGAATCCCTCGGCCGCGTCCGCACCGCCCCGCCCGGCAGCGGCTTCGCCGCCGGTGACCTCGTCGTCGGCGTGGTACGACGGCCCGACCCGGTGCCCTGCGGTGCCTGCGCGCACGGGCAGTTCGACATGTGCCGCAACGGCCGCTACACCGAACGCGGCATCAAACAACTCGACGGCTACGCCAGCCAGGCCTGGACGGTCGAGCCCGGCTACGCCGTCAAACTCGACCCCCGGCTGGCCGACGTCGGTGTGCTCATGGAACCCACCAGCGTGGTCGCCAAGGCCTGGGACGAGGTCGACAAGGTCGGCGCCCGCGCCTGGTACCAGCCGAAGACCGCCCTGGTCACCGGCGCCGGTCCGATCGGCCTGCTCGCCGCCCTGCTCGGCGTGCAACGCGGCCTCGACGTGCACGTCCTCGACCGGGTCACCGACGGCCCGAAACCCGCGCTGGTGCACGACCTCGGCGCCACCTACCACCACGGCGACATCGACGAGGTGGCCTCGAAGATCAAGCCGGACGTGGTCATCGAAGCCACCGGCGTCGGACCGGTGATCTTCGGTGCCGCCGCGCACACCGCCCCGTACGGCATCCTCTGCCTCACCGGTGTCTCCTCGGCCGGGCACACCCTCAAGCTCGACGCCGGAGCGCTGAACCGCGACATCGTCCTGGAGAACGACGTCATCATCGGCTCGGTCAACGCCAACCTCAGCCACTACGCCGCCGCAGCCGACGCCCTCGCCGCAGCCGACACCGGCTGGCTGACCCGGTTGATCACCCGCCGCGTGCCGCTCGAGT includes:
- a CDS encoding glycoside hydrolase family 3 C-terminal domain-containing protein; the protein is MAAGLALTVAVGALGGFVRPAPASAEGTPAYRNTSLPFSVRAADLVSRMTLEEKYDQLIAMQPHATWRPKPKAIDRLGVKSYGYWGEANHGIYFPTVPGNNNYTQYPQSTSIASTWNPAITREIAGGIADEARVTYNTSCPPGVAHPDPVGGACHGLTYWSPNQNLNRDPRWGRADESYTEDPFLAGQVAGAFVTGMQGDTSSRPDTIPTGAHDYVQAVATPKHYLANNSEANRDFGTSNFTERSMHEYFLPPFGASAGKAGARSLMAAYSALNVVEDYTTDYPSASSYPTLWSPRDNATPGGTPGTPAAASRYSLETMLRRSYGFDGYVVSDCDAITRVHATGTSGHSWHPVQLGGQTQISKTLGNAWALKAGTDLDCSGGDYPTATGLPAAQSQGFISEADVDIALVRAFTARFQLGEFDPVASVPWNSESYSLSAAGDPDVKLASPAHRAVAHESALEAPVLLKNAGRTLPFAGATTGKTVALGHVDSLNAFQSGSYSGPTAVNTTFAQALAERTGSSASAVTAGSSTPFLSSHLAVFPDVLNTDGTAITTSVCASSPCDPVTDAATAEYQISQADNIVVAVGHRNNDGGEGADRATVAMPRMQAELIRDSIAPLARKYGKKIVVWIQAKTMVDVSAFKDLPSVGAIVWSSFNGMYQGKAMAELVFNDKVTLEDGRAAVANFSGKLPLTWYSDVDAQLGPAAAPDRAIEDYRMTEAEGAKCGRTYLYYRVGPGCAAPHYVFGRGLSYSPFGYGTPRLSSSRITPDDAVTVSVPVWNRAATNPGKAVVEVYARAPEGADGNQRPLKQLKGFVKSGLIAGSATTVKVTIGAGDLWFWDDVKHKKVFPTGDWTILAGPSSADADLKPVRLRVTGHRTGGVEVVSAQPDATELSLDTPDNRINAQLSVTKHDMTFWDLSERALKVKYTSSDPAVARVDAGGSVKPVSAGAVLITARATANGESRSTTFPVVVTSGAPDATGSAFPDAYTSRVDFGDRHVPLDQASSGTKLSASVSPADPATTYSYQIAPMDTNTAAASVTSSGVLTAARTGHVRVTVTATGAGVQTSESALVTITPRCRFGGVRPPLAGDGPTRVPTSCRSTGPAAPFQPSP
- a CDS encoding STAS domain-containing protein; translation: MTTPPFTISCQQTPTGEMRVCLSGEFDTSIGDALTKALVEAAGRPHVRRVIVDLEHTRLIDSHAVASLVAGYEAATTLRRGFSVVNGYGIVQQVLDITGLAEVLCS
- a CDS encoding ATP-binding protein; the protein is MPRPPAPMSTLHAWSVTVGTDLATIRDGVTRLVAAQPADVDAAPTAQAIGLVATELAGNALRHGKPPVLVRLLGDDDCYVLDVSDHGIHDMPRPMTDRQAFGVGGRGLMICMAIADQVSWYTTATTKHIWASFPRPRSRRREP
- a CDS encoding sodium:proton antiporter, producing the protein MLLLAFAAVLLLAVLVSALANRTILSTAVLFLVAGFVLGPQVTGVVEVHADSPIVGTLAELALFAVLFTDGMRVGWSDLRSAWKLPGRALGWGLPLTLLVTAVAAHYIVGLGWAESLLIGAILSPTDPVFASALVGNDKVPARLRHLLNVESGVNDGLALPFVIVFLAVAAGSHDLHLGELAGEIALGLAIGVLIPVAAILLERSRFFSASTAYEPLNGLAIGLLVLAVAQATHANLFLAAFAAGITVATFGPRQRAAFEHFGENIAELFKLAALLVFGALISPAFLAGTSWTGWVFAIVAIFIARPVALWLSFLRSGLDMREQAAAMWFGPKGFASVVYGLLVLESGITAADHVFHLVALTIVLSILLHSSTDVVVARGFDDEAEVPAWYGVLRRRVTSARHERQTSDRER
- a CDS encoding sodium:calcium antiporter — translated: MNSLSSWLLLVIFLGCAAAIWIAGIKLSDTTDVLSERLHLGTALGGVILLAIATNLPEIAITASAALAHQLDVAVGNILGGIAIQTVVLVILDAAGVRPRKPLTYLAASLTLLLEGALVVALLLVVVMSTQLPTSMIAFRLTPGAVLIAVLWGLGLLLLRRAGRGLPWHEGGDAPNNQDKPQGHSKTTKEKQATSKGVSTGRAGLIFGVAAAVTLVAGVFIERSGEELFGRFGMSGVLFGATVLAAATSLPELSTGLTSTRLGDYQLAISDIFGGNAFLPVLFLLATVLSGQAVLPRAHHTDIYLTALGALLTIVYMIGLVFRPQRQFARMGADSVTVLVLYALGITGLAFITG
- a CDS encoding MarR family winged helix-turn-helix transcriptional regulator produces the protein MSRSGTPATDVDRHLVEAFLTASRVLVAVAARSLAAGNAEITLAQHRALVVLASRGPQRIADLAELLDVNSSNATRNCDRLQRRGLVRRDRDTDDRRAVRVSLTPAGEHLVQQITAARATEISRILGAMPGQARGPLLAALRAFTDAAGEAPEQSWSLGWGTDPAPPAALTPDRQGTRP
- a CDS encoding glycoside hydrolase family 15 protein, with the translated sequence MALRIEDYGLIGDLQTAALVGRDGSIDWLCLPRFDAPACFAALLGDDQAGFWRLAPAAGGLCTRRRYRGDTLILETEWETPEGAVRVIDTMPPRGEAADVVRVVEGVRGRVPMRMALRLRFDYGRIVPWVRHRDGQLAAIAGPDAAWLHTPVPLHGEDYTTRAEFTVSAGQRVPFVLTYRPSHESPPRPVDADKALAGTEAFWTSWMGRFRYDGRWDEAVRRSLVTLKALTYAPTGGIVAAATTSLPEQLGGPRNWDYRFCWLRDATFTLQALLGTGFVAEAKAWREWLLRATAGDPADLQIMYGIDGTRRLPEYTLDWLPGYEGAAPVRVGNAASDQFQLDVWGEVLDGLHEARQSGLQVDEDAWDLQRALLDYLEGHWADPDNGLWEVRGDRQHFVHSKVMAWAGLDRAVQAVERFGLDGPVDRWRATRDAIHAQVCERGFDAERNTFTQFYGSQGLDAALLLVPRVGFLPWHDPRIAGTVDALQRELCQDGFLLRYDPRADGGVDGLPGAEGAFITCTFWLADALYGIGREPEAHQLFERLLGLRNDLGLLSEEYDPATGRQLGNTPQAFSHVGLVNAARHLSATRPARDTPGK
- a CDS encoding glucose 1-dehydrogenase, which encodes MRALTVIPLRKDSISVGDVPDPQPGDGDLLVDGLAVGVCGTDKEIAAGEYGWAPPGRDRLVIGHESLGRVRTAPPGSGFAAGDLVVGVVRRPDPVPCGACAHGQFDMCRNGRYTERGIKQLDGYASQAWTVEPGYAVKLDPRLADVGVLMEPTSVVAKAWDEVDKVGARAWYQPKTALVTGAGPIGLLAALLGVQRGLDVHVLDRVTDGPKPALVHDLGATYHHGDIDEVASKIKPDVVIEATGVGPVIFGAAAHTAPYGILCLTGVSSAGHTLKLDAGALNRDIVLENDVIIGSVNANLSHYAAAADALAAADTGWLTRLITRRVPLESFADAFTANDDDVKVVITLGGSAS